A stretch of Exiguobacterium sp. BMC-KP DNA encodes these proteins:
- a CDS encoding peptidoglycan DD-metalloendopeptidase family protein: MKRTITTLAMSALVVSGFAATGNGKVEAASGSSYKVKIKADGLRVRTGPSLKHRIVDGVNAGQTFKYLGQTGNWTKIMHKGEKRFVYSGYVKKYSTSSKSAKKASFSSSTGFIRPTSGPITQGYGNASGKYGYTFHNGIDFGAPTGAPVKAAAAGKVIKSSYQGAYGNHVMVEHKVNGISYTTVYAHLSKRSVFVGQSIPKGANIGAVGSTGNSFGSHLHFEIHRGNYVYSGSSAASSVNPLAFL; encoded by the coding sequence ATGAAACGAACAATCACGACGTTAGCAATGAGCGCCCTCGTTGTTTCAGGTTTTGCAGCTACGGGTAATGGTAAGGTTGAAGCCGCTTCTGGCTCATCGTATAAAGTAAAAATTAAAGCAGACGGACTCCGTGTCCGGACTGGTCCATCGTTGAAACACCGCATCGTCGACGGCGTCAATGCGGGTCAAACGTTCAAATACCTCGGTCAGACAGGAAACTGGACGAAGATCATGCATAAAGGTGAAAAGCGCTTCGTTTATTCCGGTTATGTCAAGAAGTACAGTACTTCTAGTAAATCAGCGAAAAAAGCATCGTTTTCTTCGTCAACTGGATTCATTCGTCCGACAAGCGGACCAATTACGCAAGGTTACGGAAATGCTAGCGGCAAGTACGGCTACACGTTCCACAACGGAATTGACTTCGGAGCACCTACAGGAGCACCCGTTAAAGCAGCTGCTGCCGGAAAAGTCATCAAGTCGTCATATCAAGGAGCATATGGAAACCATGTCATGGTCGAACATAAAGTGAACGGTATTTCGTACACAACAGTGTATGCTCACCTTAGCAAACGTTCTGTCTTCGTCGGTCAATCGATTCCTAAAGGCGCAAACATCGGAGCTGTCGGTAGCACTGGTAACTCATTCGGATCTCACTTACATTTCGAGATCCATCGTGGTAATTATGTCTACAGCGGTTCATCTGCAGCAAGCAGTGTTAACCCACTCGCCTTCTTGTAA
- a CDS encoding NUDIX hydrolase has product MDLTFTVNQKKLNIRAVALLIQDGHLLIHRQGEDDFWSLPGGRVQFGECGAKAIERELVEELGQLIEPPVFRFLHENFFEYADHQFHELGMFYDVTCREPLPLLTEDFYGPEGEGLTYRFVPFDKLDQYTVYPSELVHMLRTNTFPTLLTNDI; this is encoded by the coding sequence ATGGATTTAACGTTTACAGTAAATCAAAAAAAGCTTAACATTCGCGCAGTGGCGCTGTTGATTCAAGATGGACATCTTTTGATTCATCGTCAAGGAGAAGATGATTTTTGGTCATTACCGGGAGGGCGTGTCCAGTTCGGTGAATGTGGTGCCAAAGCGATTGAACGTGAATTAGTAGAAGAACTCGGTCAGTTGATTGAGCCACCGGTCTTCCGTTTCCTGCATGAAAATTTCTTTGAGTATGCCGATCACCAATTTCATGAACTGGGGATGTTTTATGATGTGACGTGCCGAGAGCCGCTGCCTTTATTAACAGAAGATTTTTATGGTCCAGAAGGTGAAGGGTTGACGTATCGCTTTGTTCCGTTTGACAAACTGGATCAGTATACAGTGTACCCAAGTGAACTCGTGCACATGCTCCGAACGAATACATTCCCAACGCTGTTGACGAATGACATCTGA
- a CDS encoding SDR family oxidoreductase, with the protein MREEQFEAMHQEARGQTQEQQPGVEYAMKPEPIYDDPDYVGSGKLTGKVALITGGDSGIGRAVAVAFAKEGANVAIVYLNEGKDAEKTKSLIEGYGVKALKIAKDVSQPENAQEIIDLVIAEFGQLNIVVNNAGKQFPQDDFLAITPEQLKETFETNVFSMFYLIQAALPHLHKEDTIINTSSVTAYRGAPTLIDYSATKGAITTLTRSLASSLIEKGIRVNAVAPGPIWTPLIPATFSKEKVEAHGEDTLMKRRGQPSENAPAYVYLASRDSSYVTGQTIHINGGDYITS; encoded by the coding sequence ATGAGAGAAGAACAGTTCGAAGCGATGCATCAAGAAGCACGAGGGCAGACACAGGAACAACAACCCGGTGTCGAGTACGCCATGAAACCAGAACCCATCTACGATGATCCAGATTATGTCGGTTCAGGAAAACTGACAGGAAAAGTCGCGCTGATCACGGGTGGGGATAGTGGAATCGGTCGTGCTGTCGCTGTCGCTTTCGCAAAAGAAGGGGCGAACGTCGCGATCGTTTACTTAAATGAGGGGAAAGACGCTGAAAAGACGAAATCGTTGATTGAAGGTTACGGAGTTAAAGCCTTAAAAATCGCAAAAGATGTCAGTCAACCGGAAAATGCTCAAGAGATTATCGATCTGGTCATTGCAGAATTCGGTCAATTGAACATTGTCGTCAATAATGCCGGGAAACAATTCCCGCAGGATGATTTCCTCGCTATTACACCAGAACAATTGAAGGAAACGTTCGAGACGAATGTCTTTTCGATGTTTTATTTGATTCAGGCTGCGCTCCCACATTTGCATAAAGAAGATACGATCATTAATACTTCATCGGTGACGGCTTATCGTGGAGCACCGACGTTGATCGATTACTCAGCGACGAAAGGGGCAATCACGACATTGACACGCTCACTTGCCTCGAGCTTGATCGAGAAGGGAATCCGCGTTAATGCGGTCGCACCCGGTCCGATCTGGACACCGCTCATTCCAGCGACGTTCTCGAAGGAAAAAGTTGAGGCGCATGGGGAAGATACGTTAATGAAACGCCGGGGACAACCGTCAGAAAACGCACCGGCCTATGTCTATCTCGCCTCCCGCGATTCAAGTTACGTCACGGGTCAGACGATTCATATCAACGGCGGCGATTACATCACGTCGTAA
- a CDS encoding GntR family transcriptional regulator, producing MQFDQRSPVYLQVVRWFKQRIATEELQSGQEIPSRREIAAQLGINPNTAQKAYKEMEEQQLITTERNVPSKITRDPQVVQKVRAEMLEEAVSEFIDAVKAIQIPLDEVVSKVETVYQETERRKIDA from the coding sequence ATGCAGTTCGACCAAAGAAGCCCGGTGTACCTGCAGGTCGTCCGTTGGTTTAAACAACGAATCGCGACCGAGGAATTGCAAAGCGGGCAAGAGATCCCGTCCCGCCGCGAAATCGCCGCACAGCTCGGAATTAATCCGAATACCGCACAAAAAGCATATAAAGAGATGGAGGAGCAGCAATTGATTACGACAGAACGGAATGTCCCGAGTAAGATTACACGCGATCCACAAGTCGTCCAAAAAGTACGTGCCGAGATGCTCGAAGAAGCAGTTTCTGAATTTATCGATGCCGTCAAGGCGATTCAAATCCCACTCGATGAGGTCGTCTCGAAGGTCGAGACCGTCTATCAGGAAACGGAACGGAGGAAGATTGATGCTTGA
- a CDS encoding ATP-binding cassette domain-containing protein produces the protein MLEVHGLQKKYGKKPVLQGVSFSVPMDQLTCLIGLNGEGKSTILKAIAGLVPVNAGTVLVDGEINRNKIAFVPDIQTMPGYMTVGDALTYMADYYSDWNQATADELMRIFQLLSTDKITDLSKGNQAKVSLILGFALDRPYLLLDEPFAGIDLFTKEQIAGLFSSHFMEGRGILMTTHEIQEIEHLIDRVVFLQDGRIIDEHETEEMRELYGKSVQDRMREVYQR, from the coding sequence ATGCTTGAAGTCCATGGCTTACAAAAAAAATACGGTAAAAAACCAGTCCTTCAAGGTGTCTCGTTCTCGGTTCCGATGGATCAACTGACGTGTTTAATCGGACTGAACGGTGAGGGGAAATCAACAATCTTGAAGGCAATCGCAGGTCTCGTCCCAGTCAACGCGGGAACGGTTCTCGTCGATGGCGAGATCAACCGAAATAAGATCGCCTTCGTTCCGGATATCCAGACGATGCCTGGCTACATGACGGTTGGTGATGCCCTGACCTATATGGCGGATTATTATTCAGACTGGAACCAAGCGACAGCCGATGAATTGATGCGGATCTTCCAGCTACTTTCGACGGACAAGATCACAGACTTATCAAAAGGGAACCAGGCAAAGGTCAGCTTGATCCTTGGATTTGCCCTCGATCGTCCGTACTTATTGCTCGACGAACCGTTCGCTGGAATCGATTTGTTTACGAAAGAACAGATTGCTGGACTATTCTCGAGTCATTTCATGGAAGGACGTGGCATCTTGATGACGACACACGAAATTCAGGAAATCGAGCACTTGATTGATCGAGTCGTCTTCTTACAGGACGGTCGGATCATCGATGAACATGAGACGGAAGAGATGCGAGAACTGTACGGGAAATCGGTTCAGGACCGGATGCGGGAGGTCTATCAACGATGA
- a CDS encoding DoxX family membrane protein → MKALHMIGLGLLTIIRLWLGIQWFIAGIGKYINGFDAKPFLEGALAKATGEDALVSSWYATWIEQLALPNVGVINALIPFAELVVGILLILSLLTVPALVVGSIMNLNYLLAGTIALNPVFLAAAVVLLAAGRFAYYIGIDHWIMRWYRSSKQPHPLDRIPV, encoded by the coding sequence GTGAAAGCATTACACATGATCGGTCTTGGTCTGTTGACAATCATCCGACTCTGGCTCGGAATTCAGTGGTTCATCGCCGGAATCGGCAAGTACATCAATGGCTTCGATGCAAAACCGTTTCTCGAAGGAGCGCTCGCAAAAGCGACAGGCGAAGATGCACTCGTCAGTTCGTGGTATGCGACGTGGATCGAGCAACTCGCCTTACCGAACGTCGGGGTGATCAACGCCCTGATTCCGTTCGCGGAACTCGTCGTCGGCATTTTGTTGATTCTTAGTCTGTTGACGGTTCCTGCACTCGTCGTCGGGAGCATCATGAATCTCAATTACTTACTTGCAGGGACGATTGCGTTGAACCCGGTCTTCCTAGCAGCAGCTGTCGTCTTACTTGCTGCAGGACGCTTTGCGTATTACATCGGCATCGATCACTGGATCATGCGCTGGTATCGCTCGTCGAAGCAACCACATCCCCTTGACCGAATTCCGGTCTAA
- a CDS encoding MFS transporter — protein sequence MSPTTRLSRRDWLLIATLSLLTFVLGTSEFVIVGILAEISSALDITIATAGTLVSAFAISFAIGTPIVMSMTGHLERRRLILRLLLAWVLLNLASSFAPSYEVLLATRILTAILTGVLISLAMVVASDGVPVAKRGVAVSFIFGGFTLANVLGVPIGTFIGQHAGFEATFWLTTFMGLIAFLAVWKIVPVQQSTGSGSIKEQLGLLANPRILIAFFIPSFGFGATYVVYTYLVPILQTELGIAKTWISPILLAYGVVSIFSNILAGKIASKNPMGRLRFVFVVQAIVLAALYFTTASLSLGLFNIALMSLMSILLTTSTQIYLIDLAEKFNPEAKGLAASLMPVASNVGIAFGSALGGIVYANGPMMNTALVGGLVALVAALLTAISHRLDQRS from the coding sequence ATGTCACCTACTACTCGTTTAAGTCGACGCGATTGGCTCTTGATTGCCACGTTGTCGCTCCTGACGTTCGTTCTCGGAACGAGCGAATTCGTCATCGTCGGAATCCTCGCTGAAATCTCCTCAGCCCTTGATATCACGATCGCAACAGCGGGTACGCTCGTCTCAGCCTTTGCCATCTCCTTTGCGATTGGTACACCAATCGTCATGTCGATGACCGGTCATCTGGAACGGCGTCGCCTGATCCTACGTCTGTTACTTGCCTGGGTCTTACTGAATCTTGCCAGTAGTTTTGCACCAAGTTATGAAGTATTGCTCGCAACCCGGATCCTGACAGCCATCTTGACCGGCGTCTTGATTTCACTCGCGATGGTCGTCGCAAGTGACGGTGTTCCGGTCGCGAAGCGCGGTGTTGCCGTCTCGTTCATTTTCGGTGGTTTTACACTCGCAAACGTCCTTGGTGTTCCGATTGGTACGTTCATCGGTCAACACGCTGGATTCGAAGCCACGTTCTGGCTGACGACATTCATGGGATTAATCGCGTTCCTCGCCGTATGGAAGATCGTTCCCGTCCAGCAATCGACCGGTTCTGGTTCGATTAAAGAGCAGCTCGGATTGTTAGCCAACCCACGGATCTTGATTGCCTTCTTTATTCCGTCGTTCGGCTTCGGGGCAACGTACGTCGTCTACACGTACCTTGTACCAATCCTCCAAACGGAACTCGGCATCGCGAAGACATGGATCAGTCCGATCTTGCTCGCTTACGGTGTCGTCTCGATCTTCAGTAACATCCTTGCCGGTAAAATCGCCAGCAAAAATCCGATGGGTCGCTTACGATTCGTCTTCGTCGTGCAAGCGATCGTCCTTGCTGCGTTATACTTCACAACAGCATCCCTTTCACTTGGTCTGTTTAATATCGCTTTGATGTCGCTGATGTCAATTTTACTGACGACTTCGACACAGATCTACTTGATTGATCTCGCTGAAAAGTTCAATCCGGAAGCAAAAGGACTCGCTGCTTCATTGATGCCTGTCGCAAGTAACGTCGGGATCGCCTTCGGTTCCGCACTCGGTGGAATCGTCTATGCGAACGGTCCGATGATGAACACGGCACTCGTCGGTGGACTAGTCGCGCTCGTTGCTGCGTTATTGACCGCGATCAGTCATCGCCTTGATCAACGGTCGTGA
- a CDS encoding OsmC family protein yields the protein MQATVTWNKQMGFSGQTESGHHLAMDAAPENGGENQAPRPTELLLHAVAGCTGIDIVSILEKMRLTITHFEMDIEGERAEDHPRRFTSISIHYRLEGDLPEDKVRRAISLSKDKYCSVSQSLNAEISVCYSINGVRSEDPL from the coding sequence ATGCAAGCGACAGTGACATGGAACAAACAGATGGGGTTTAGTGGACAAACGGAATCAGGTCATCATCTCGCGATGGACGCAGCACCCGAAAACGGCGGTGAAAACCAAGCGCCACGACCGACCGAGCTCCTGCTACATGCCGTTGCCGGCTGTACTGGGATTGATATCGTCTCGATTTTAGAGAAGATGCGCTTGACGATCACTCATTTCGAGATGGATATTGAAGGAGAACGGGCAGAGGATCATCCACGGCGTTTCACATCGATCTCGATTCATTACCGACTCGAAGGTGATTTGCCGGAAGATAAGGTCCGTCGTGCCATTTCGTTATCAAAAGATAAATATTGTTCGGTCTCACAATCCCTGAACGCTGAGATTTCCGTCTGTTATTCCATCAATGGTGTCCGGAGCGAGGATCCTTTGTGA
- the nagZ gene encoding beta-N-acetylhexosaminidase encodes MKKTVLIGCLLLAGCAQETTESTKPSQPEAKQPTEAKKPKPEPTKEERQHAQLKQQLAAMSTSEKIDQLLYIGVAGTELSAADRQLLRTHAIGGVLLLGGNITSEEQLLTFTRAIQETNQKPYAFVGIDEEGGRVSRVPDQRLRLPTSQRMAQGANMAKMEDVGRTLGHVSRYYGFNMDFAPVLDVNSNPNNPIIGDRALSAEPKTVATFGTALMHGMQETGTIPVVKHFPGHGNTSVDSHVGLPKVTASKEELKRTELLPFQEAIQEGAEMIMVAHILYPAYDDQNPSSLSKPILTDLLRQKLGFNGVIITDDLVMGAITQQYGLAEAARQSLVNGADMAMFSEAGAYAKVHAEVMQAVKDETLTTEMLDAKVMRILKLKQTYANSQKQQRPTKSELVQQVEALN; translated from the coding sequence GTGAAGAAGACTGTACTGATCGGCTGCCTGTTGCTTGCAGGGTGTGCGCAGGAGACGACGGAATCAACGAAACCATCACAACCAGAAGCGAAGCAACCGACTGAAGCGAAGAAGCCAAAGCCTGAGCCGACGAAGGAAGAACGACAACACGCACAACTAAAACAACAACTGGCAGCGATGTCGACGTCTGAAAAAATCGATCAGCTCCTCTATATCGGAGTCGCTGGTACGGAACTTTCAGCGGCAGACCGGCAGTTGTTGCGGACGCATGCGATTGGTGGCGTCTTACTGCTCGGCGGAAACATCACGTCAGAAGAACAATTGTTAACGTTCACGCGTGCGATTCAAGAGACGAACCAAAAGCCATATGCGTTCGTCGGGATTGACGAGGAAGGCGGACGGGTCAGTCGGGTACCTGATCAACGATTACGTCTGCCGACGAGTCAACGTATGGCGCAAGGCGCAAATATGGCGAAAATGGAAGACGTCGGACGCACGCTCGGTCATGTATCGCGGTACTATGGATTCAACATGGACTTTGCACCAGTCCTTGACGTTAACAGTAATCCGAACAATCCGATCATCGGTGATCGTGCCTTAAGTGCAGAGCCGAAGACCGTCGCGACGTTCGGTACAGCACTGATGCACGGGATGCAAGAGACTGGCACGATTCCGGTCGTCAAACATTTTCCTGGTCACGGTAATACGAGTGTCGATTCCCATGTTGGACTGCCGAAAGTGACGGCATCAAAGGAAGAACTGAAGCGAACGGAACTGTTACCGTTCCAAGAAGCGATTCAAGAGGGGGCCGAGATGATAATGGTCGCCCATATTCTGTATCCCGCGTATGACGATCAAAATCCATCCTCGCTCTCGAAGCCGATCCTGACTGATCTCTTGCGTCAGAAACTCGGATTCAACGGCGTCATCATCACAGATGATCTCGTCATGGGAGCGATCACGCAACAATACGGTCTTGCGGAAGCGGCGCGGCAATCACTCGTCAATGGAGCTGACATGGCAATGTTTTCAGAGGCAGGTGCTTATGCGAAAGTTCATGCTGAAGTGATGCAAGCCGTCAAAGATGAAACGCTGACGACCGAGATGCTCGATGCGAAAGTGATGCGAATCCTGAAGCTGAAGCAGACGTATGCCAACAGCCAGAAGCAACAGCGACCGACGAAATCGGAGCTCGTTCAGCAAGTGGAAGCGCTCAACTAG
- a CDS encoding thiamine phosphate synthase translates to MRLHLISTGSIDLRDGAEIFQFLQPYTNQLHLREPNLSAAELLDLIETLLRQGYLPDQLTVHDRVDVAHVAGIGVQLTRRSLRVGDVRRHFPDLTIGKSVHSLAEALAAEAEGADQLLYGHIYPTASKPDLPPRGVDALKQVVTFTTKPVIAIGGITPDRIPEIAATGATGIAVLSGILGQTDPLAAIKRYQGVRV, encoded by the coding sequence ATGCGTTTACATCTGATTTCAACAGGTTCGATCGATTTGCGAGATGGGGCCGAAATCTTTCAATTCCTTCAACCCTATACCAATCAATTGCATCTGCGGGAACCGAACTTATCAGCGGCAGAATTACTTGATCTAATTGAAACACTCCTTCGGCAAGGATATTTGCCTGATCAATTAACGGTCCATGACCGCGTCGACGTTGCGCATGTCGCTGGCATCGGTGTGCAGTTGACCCGACGATCCTTACGCGTCGGTGATGTCCGAAGACACTTTCCAGATCTGACAATCGGTAAATCCGTCCATTCACTGGCAGAGGCGCTCGCGGCTGAGGCAGAAGGAGCTGATCAATTGCTCTACGGTCATATTTATCCGACGGCGTCGAAGCCGGATCTTCCGCCACGTGGTGTTGATGCTCTCAAACAAGTCGTTACCTTCACGACAAAACCAGTCATCGCAATCGGCGGCATCACACCAGATCGTATTCCTGAGATCGCAGCGACCGGTGCAACCGGAATCGCCGTCTTATCCGGCATCCTCGGTCAAACGGACCCACTTGCTGCGATCAAGCGTTATCAGGGGGTACGGGTATGA
- a CDS encoding FAD-dependent oxidoreductase, with translation MTDHIIIGGGVIGLTLAYSLACQNESVLVLERETCGQGTSRAAAGMLATDIELRDELHALAARSRRLYPLLARRLERETGIDCGYLEQPFLLKRDGQEYLFPSAGQIDPRRMTNALMCALHARGVSIEEQVDVTRLEESDDVVKIESNTGIWTGRTVTVAAGRGSQAILATAGISIATYGVKGECLAVRLAGRPLSSILFNDSVYLVPKADGRILIGATELPHDETVGVSVAGVTSLLHAAVRLYPPIRDAVIEEVWSGVRPQTISGLPYIGVASSSRRIFLATGHHRHGILLAPATAEVLANTLRLIQKEEVR, from the coding sequence ATGACGGATCACATCATCATTGGTGGTGGAGTCATTGGTTTGACGCTTGCTTACAGTCTCGCCTGTCAGAACGAATCCGTTCTTGTCCTTGAGCGCGAAACATGCGGTCAAGGGACGAGTCGCGCAGCTGCCGGAATGCTTGCGACGGATATTGAGCTACGTGATGAACTGCATGCGCTAGCCGCTCGAAGTCGCCGTCTGTATCCGTTACTCGCACGTCGACTTGAACGGGAGACTGGCATCGATTGCGGCTACCTGGAACAACCGTTTTTGTTAAAACGAGACGGACAAGAATACTTATTTCCATCGGCCGGTCAAATCGACCCGCGACGAATGACCAATGCATTGATGTGTGCCTTACACGCACGTGGCGTATCGATTGAAGAACAGGTGGATGTCACGCGTCTCGAGGAGAGTGATGATGTCGTGAAGATCGAGTCGAATACTGGAATATGGACGGGACGTACGGTGACGGTGGCTGCTGGGCGCGGATCACAAGCAATACTTGCGACAGCCGGCATTTCGATTGCGACATATGGCGTCAAAGGCGAGTGTTTGGCGGTCCGTCTCGCGGGACGACCGTTAAGCTCGATTCTGTTCAATGATTCTGTCTATCTTGTACCGAAAGCGGACGGACGGATTTTGATCGGTGCGACCGAATTACCGCACGATGAGACGGTCGGCGTCAGTGTCGCGGGGGTTACGTCACTGCTTCATGCAGCAGTGCGGCTTTATCCACCGATTCGTGATGCAGTCATCGAAGAAGTCTGGTCCGGCGTACGACCACAAACGATATCCGGCTTACCGTACATCGGAGTCGCTTCGTCATCGCGTCGCATCTTCCTAGCGACCGGTCATCACCGGCATGGGATTTTACTCGCACCGGCGACAGCGGAGGTCTTGGCAAATACATTACGGTTGATCCAGAAGGAGGAAGTCCGATGA
- the thiS gene encoding sulfur carrier protein ThiS, which yields MNITINGNDHKIEQIETIEDMLVQLGLGEKLVIVEQNRVIIDRGAYGQTVVRDHDTFEIVHFVGGG from the coding sequence ATGAACATTACGATTAACGGAAACGACCATAAGATCGAACAGATTGAAACAATCGAGGATATGCTCGTGCAACTCGGCTTGGGGGAAAAGCTCGTCATCGTCGAACAGAACCGAGTGATCATCGATCGCGGGGCTTACGGTCAGACGGTCGTTCGGGATCATGACACATTTGAAATCGTTCATTTCGTAGGAGGAGGATAA
- a CDS encoding thiazole synthase yields the protein MLKIGEKTFDSRLLLGTGKYTNATVQQEAIDASASQILTFAIRRLDIFDKQQSNFLESLDLTKYDLLPNTAGAKTAEEAVRLAKLARASGMCDMVKVEVIGCDKTLLPDPIETLRASEELLKEGFIVLPYTSDDVVLARRLEELGCHAIMPAASPIGSGQGILNPLHLQFIIEQTTVPVIVDAGIGSPTDVAYAMELGADGVLLNSAVAHAQDPVKMARAMRLAVEAGRLGYEAGRIEKKQYAIASSPTSGLIR from the coding sequence ATGCTGAAAATTGGAGAAAAGACATTTGACTCACGGTTATTACTCGGTACAGGAAAATATACGAATGCTACGGTACAGCAGGAGGCGATTGACGCTTCGGCTTCACAAATCTTGACGTTCGCTATCCGGAGACTCGACATCTTTGATAAACAACAATCGAATTTCTTAGAGTCGCTTGATTTAACGAAGTACGATTTACTGCCGAACACAGCTGGTGCGAAGACAGCAGAGGAAGCCGTCCGGTTAGCGAAGCTCGCACGAGCATCCGGGATGTGTGACATGGTAAAAGTTGAAGTGATCGGTTGCGACAAGACCTTGTTACCGGACCCAATCGAGACATTACGCGCCTCTGAAGAGTTGCTTAAAGAAGGATTCATCGTCTTACCATATACTTCGGACGACGTCGTCCTTGCACGACGCCTCGAAGAACTCGGCTGTCACGCGATCATGCCAGCAGCATCACCAATCGGCTCCGGGCAAGGTATTCTCAACCCACTTCATCTGCAATTCATTATCGAACAGACAACGGTCCCGGTCATCGTCGACGCCGGCATTGGTTCACCGACTGATGTTGCCTATGCGATGGAACTTGGAGCGGACGGTGTCTTATTGAACTCAGCGGTCGCCCATGCTCAAGACCCGGTCAAGATGGCGCGCGCGATGCGACTAGCAGTTGAAGCGGGACGTTTAGGATACGAAGCGGGACGGATTGAGAAGAAACAATATGCGATCGCGAGTAGTCCAACGAGTGGATTGATTCGATGA
- a CDS encoding ThiF family adenylyltransferase gives MNRYSRQTRFQPIGESGQERFSAAKVLIIGMGALGTASAEQLVRAGVGVVRIVDRDYVEWSNLQRQQLYTEDDARHIVPKAIAAKARLEAINSTVTIEAHVLDVDRASLTWLLDDIDLIIDATDNFDIRLLMNDMALMRSIPWIYGGCVGSYGITFTVRPGETPCLHCLLDQLPRDQETCDTAGIISPAVQMVASLQVTEALKWLSGKTDAMRTRLLAFDVWSNTFQQINVQSLKQKECPSCGTQPTYPYLSDQTVRFTALCGRDAVQIRGDGKRDLEQLKRRLQPVAAISAHNPYLLAFTIEEHRMVAFQDGRVLIHGESDLVKAKRLYHAYFG, from the coding sequence ATGAACCGCTACTCACGCCAAACTCGGTTTCAACCGATCGGGGAATCGGGACAAGAGCGCTTTTCAGCAGCAAAGGTGCTGATCATCGGGATGGGGGCGCTCGGAACCGCATCGGCAGAACAACTCGTTCGTGCCGGTGTCGGCGTCGTCCGAATCGTCGATCGGGATTACGTCGAGTGGAGTAATCTACAACGGCAACAGCTTTATACCGAGGACGATGCGCGTCACATCGTACCGAAGGCGATTGCTGCGAAAGCGCGTCTTGAGGCAATCAATTCGACGGTGACGATCGAAGCACACGTATTAGACGTCGACCGGGCGTCACTGACGTGGCTGTTAGACGACATCGATTTGATCATCGACGCGACGGATAATTTCGATATTCGTTTACTGATGAACGACATGGCATTGATGCGATCGATTCCGTGGATTTACGGTGGATGTGTCGGTAGTTATGGGATTACTTTCACTGTTCGTCCGGGGGAGACACCGTGTCTCCATTGTTTACTCGATCAATTACCACGTGATCAGGAGACGTGTGATACGGCAGGAATCATCAGTCCAGCTGTTCAGATGGTCGCCTCTCTACAAGTGACAGAAGCGCTGAAGTGGTTAAGTGGAAAGACGGATGCCATGCGGACACGTTTACTTGCCTTTGATGTGTGGTCGAATACATTCCAACAAATCAACGTTCAATCGTTGAAGCAAAAGGAATGTCCCTCATGTGGTACTCAACCGACGTATCCTTATTTATCGGATCAGACGGTCCGTTTTACAGCACTTTGCGGTCGCGACGCTGTCCAAATTCGGGGGGACGGTAAGCGGGATCTCGAACAGTTGAAGCGACGCCTTCAGCCGGTCGCAGCAATTTCTGCTCACAATCCGTATTTACTTGCTTTTACAATAGAAGAACATCGAATGGTCGCCTTTCAAGATGGGCGCGTCTTAATTCATGGTGAATCCGATCTCGTCAAAGCCAAACGACTCTATCATGCCTATTTCGGGTAA